Part of the Flavobacterium alkalisoli genome is shown below.
AATTCAAAATTAGCTTTAAGGCCAATTACCGACATAATATTTTTTACTGCCGACTCTGCCGAGGCTTCGGGTTTATAGGCATGGATATCACCCGTAACAGCTTCTCCGTAATAACTGCACATTTGGGTATATTTTGCCGAAGCAAATACCTTTTGTGCACTAACTCCGGCCGTACTGCATAGGGCAAAACTTAATAGAAAGGCTTTTAAAATCTTCATTTGGCTTAGGAGAATAAATTTGACATTTGGTTTTATATAACATAATACTAACGGAATAAATTAAAGGGTTAGTATACTTTTTAACACCCTTACTAACTATAACGTTATTTGTTAAATAACTGTTAACAGCAAATTTAAACAAACGTTTAATTTAAACAAACGTTTAACTTTGCAGAGAATTTTGAATTCTATATCATGACAGAATACAATGATAAGCAGTTAGAGATACTCAAAGCAGCAGAGATACTGTTTGCCAGCGAGGGCTTTGACGGCACTTCTATAAGAAGTATAGCTAAGGCTGCTAAGGTTAATATTGCAATGATCTCTTATTATTTCGGTTCAAAAGAAAAAATGCTGGAAGCTCTTATTATATACCGTACATCGGATATGAGAATGCAGCTTGACATCATTTCTAAGGAAGATCTTACTCCTTCCGAAAAAGTAGACCGACTTATAGACCTTTACATTTCCCGTATTAATAAGAACAAGTGTATGTACCAGATACTGCACTTTGAGCTTTCCACCAAAAAAAGAATAATGGACATGAAGGCATTTACCGATGTAAAACGCCAGAATATGGAAGCCTTTACCAAAATTATTAATGAAGGGCAGGAACAGGGAATATTTAGAAAAGATGTAAATATTAATCTTATACCCCCTACTATTATGGGTACACTGGTACATTTCCAGATGAACAGGCCTTTCTTTGAGGCTCACTTAGGAATCAGTACCGATGAGGCTTACGAAAACTATATAGAAAACGAGTTAACAATTCACATTAAACAAACCATTAAAGCACTTTTAGTTCATGAAAACTAGATATTTACTGCTGGCCGGGGCGTTATTTCTTTCCGGCATTACTGCAATGCAGGCTCAGGAGAAAAAGTCGCTTACCCTTGATGAGGCCATAGGTCTGGCAGTTACAAAAAGTAATGAGGCGACACTTGCCGATACTAAGGTTTCCACTTCAAAGTATGAAATGGAAAGCGTAAAGAATAATATTTATCCTGAAGTTAAACTTTCAGGGCAATACCAAAGGCTTACAGATCCTAACATTACTCTTAAAATCCCTACAGGAGACAGTAATGACGGAGAAACGGCTTCAGGCTCACCAAAAGTAGACCAGCTTATGTTAGGTATGGCAACTGTGGGTATGCCTTTGTTTTCGGGCTTTAAGCTTAAAAATAGCATAGAGGCTTCAACCGATGCTTATAATGCTGAAAGCTTTAATGCAGCGCATACTAAAGAACAAATTGCAATGCAAACCATTGTATTGTATGTTAACCTTTATAAAGCTCAGGAATCTATAAGCCTTATACAGGAAAACCTGAAAAGCGCTAACCAACGTGTTACTGACTTTACAGCTATGGAGCAAAATGGCATTATTGCCCGTAACGACCTGCTTAAAGCACAGTTACAGGCATCTAACATTGAGCTTTCTCTTGAAGATGCTAAGAAAAGAGCTTCTACCATTAACTACCAGCTGGTAACATTACTAAAGCTTCAGGAAGGTACACAGCTGGAACCAAACTCTTCTTATTTTGAAGAAGCTTCTGAATTAAACACTGCTATTACAGAACAGGATGCCATAAATCAGAGGAATGACCTTGAGGCTTTAAGATGGCAGCAAAAAGCCAGCGAAGCCAACATGAAGGTTGCCAAAGCTGACTACTACCCTACAGTAACACTTTTAGGTGGTTATGCAGCTATTGATATTAAAAACGTATTTCAGGTAACCAATGCAATTAATTTTGGTGTAGGTGTTTCTTATGACATTTCTAATCTGTTTAAAAACGGTAAGCACGTTAAAACTGCTGCCAGCCGTGCAGAAGCTACAAGACAGGAAGTGGAAATACTTACCGACAGAATTAAGGTTCAGGTACAGGATGCCCTTGAAAACTATAACCTTGCCATTAAACAAAACAGGGTTTATACACAAGCCGTTGCCCAGGCGGACGAAAATTACCGTATAGTAAAAGATAAATATGATAACGGCCTTAGCGATACAAACGACCTTTTAGAGGCAGATGTTCAACAGCTACAGGCAAAATTAAACGAAACATTCTCTAAAGCAGATATTACTCAGCGTTACTATGAGCTGCTGAATGTTTCAGGAAAATTAACTAACTCTTTCAATCTTACTCAAACAAAATAATCCTCCATCATGGAAAAAAAGAAAACAAATAAAAAGTTCCTTTTCATACTTATAGCACTTGTAGCTGTTGGCGGAACTTATGGTACATACAAATACCTTCACTCGTTAGCTCATGAAACTACTGATGATGCACAGATAGAAAAAAACATGAGCCCTATTATACCTCGTGTTACCGGATACATTACTAAAGTATATGTAAAAGACAATGACTTTGTAAAAAAAGGCGATACGCTTTTTGTTATAGACGATAAAGATTATGTAGTAAGGGTTGAAGAAGCTAAAGCTGCACTTGCCGCTGCCGAAGGTAGTTTTGCAGTTGCTAAAGCCGATGTAGGAAGCGCTGTTGCTAACGTATCGGTTTCTGAGGCTAACGTACAGTCTACAAAAGGAAACATAGAAGCTGCTAAAGTAAGGCTTTGGAGAGCCACCAACGACTTTGAGCGTTACGAAAACTTATATAAAAATCACTCCATAACTAAACAACAATTTGAGCAGGCGCAAGCCGCAAAGCAAGAGGCTGAAGCACAGTTAAACGTGTTACAGCAACAACAGGCAGCCAGCAACTACCAAAAAAATGCGATTATCTCGAAATCGAATGTGTCCAACAAACAAACGGAAGTTGCTGCTGCTAACATTGAGAAGGCCAAAGCCGCTCTTGATGCTGCAAAACTTAATTTGGATTACACTGTAGTTACCGCTTCTGTAGACGGACAGGTTTCTACTATCGATTTACAGCCGGGACAGCTAGTAGCTCCGGGACAAGCCCTGTTTTACGTTATAAATAATAACGAGACATGGGTAGTGGCTAACTTTAAGGAAACTCAGCTTAACAAAATGACCGAAGGTCAAAAAGTAGTTGTGAAAGTAGATGCTTATCCTGATACCGAGTTTGAAGGTGTATTAACATCTTTCTCTCCTGCTACAGGGTCTCGTTTCTCTTTACTTCCTCCTGATAATGCTACAGGTAACTTTGTTAAGACAGTACAAAGGCTACCGGTAAAAATAAGCTTAACTGAAAATAACGATAAAGAAAAAGTAAAACTACTTCGTCCGGGTATGAACGTAGAAGTAGATGTACATATAAAATAATATGGCAGCAACAGTAACACAGGATGACAGCCTGGTAGAATATGGCTTTAGGCGGGTAATTATTACCATTACCGCGGTACTGTGTGCCCTGCTTGAAATTGTAGATACTACAATTGTAAACGTAGCATTAAACCAAATGCGCGGTACACTGGGTGCAACCCTTACCGACATTGCGTGGGTAATTACTGCCTATGCTATTGCTAATGTTATTATTATACAATGACAAGCTGGCTGTCTCAGCAGTTTGGACGACGAAATTATTTTGCCGTATCTATTATAGTATTTACCGTAGCTTCGTTTTTATGTGGTAATGCCACTAATATATGGGAGCTTGTATTCTTTAGGTTCATACAAGGTATGGGTGGTGGTGCTCTGCTGGTAACAGCACAAACTATTATTACCGAGAGTTACCCGGCCGAAAAAAGAGGTATGGCACAGGCCATATATGGTATGGGTGTAATTGTAGGACCTACATTGGGTCCGCCGCTTGGTGGTTATATTGTAGATCACTATCACTGGGGATGGATATTTTATATAAACGTTCCGTTAGGTATTATCGCTACCCTTCTTACACTTATGTATGTAAAGAGCCCTAAATATGGCGAAAAGCTTAAACCTAATCAGGTAGACTGGTGGGGTATTGTTTTCCTGGCCTCGTTTATCGGTTCGCTACAATATGTGCTGGAACACGGACAGCAGGATGACTGGTTTGCCGATCCAACCATTATAATGCTGAGTATTATATCTGTATTTGGATTACTGGCATTTATATGGCGGGAAATGACCTACCAATACCCTATTGTAAACCTAAGCGTCCTCAAGGACAGTAACCTGCGTATAGGTACTATAATGTGTTTTATACTTGGTTTCGGTTTATATGGTTCAACATTTATCGTCCCTATATATACACAGTCGGTTTTAGGGTGGACAGCTCTTGAAACGGGATTATTATTAATACCCAGTTCATTAACAACAGCCTTCATGATGCCTATAATAGGTAGGTTAATACAAAAAGGAGTACCACAAACCTATATGGTTGCCGTTGGTTTCCTTGTGTTCTTCTTCTTTACCTTCTGGATGCATAACATCATTACTAATGATACGGGAGAAGAACACATGTTCTGGCCACTTATTATGCGAGGTATGGGACTTGGATTACTATTTGTACCTATTACCACACTATCACTTTCTACCCTAAAAGGTAAAGGTATTGGTGAGGGAGCAGCATTTACAGGTATGATGCGCCAGCTAGGTGGTTCTTTTGGTATCGCCATCATTACCACTTTTATTTCAAGATTTGGCCAACAGCACAGGGTAGATTTAATATCTCACCTTGATAAAGCAAGCTTTGCGGTACAGCAACGTGTAGAAGGATTAAAACACAGCTTTATGGGCAAAGGTTTCTCTGAAAGTGAATCGTTAGCTAAGGCATATCAGATACTTGACTTTAACGTAACTAAGCAGGCAACCATACTATCTTATATGGATGTATTTATGTACCTGGGTATACTATTCTTATTATGTATACCGTTTATACTGCTTGTTAAACGCGGAAAAGGTAAAGTAGATATGAGTGAGGCAATGCATTAAAATTGTTTTGGTTATTTAATATAGTAACATTAGGCTTTTGCCAAAGTGTTCAAACAAAAAACTCCGAAGGCAACTTCGGAGTTTTTTATGTTTTATAAGTTTCTATCTTGTAAAAACCAGCTTATTGCCTTTAGATAATTTGGCGTCAAATTTATAGCCTTCATAATCAAAACCTTTTAATCCGCTAAGGGAACGTATATTATGGTCTATTATATAACGTACCATCATACCCCTCGCCTTCTTGGCAAAAAAGCTTATCATTTTAAGTTTACCGTCTTTGTAATCCTTGAATTCAGGAGTAATTACCGGTACTTTTAAAGCTTTTGTATCTACCGCATCAAAGTATTCCTTACTCGCAAGGTTTACAAACAACTCGTCGTCCTTTAGCTCATCATTTAAGGCCTGAGTAACCGTTTTTTTCCAAAACTCATACAGGTTTTTACTTCCTTCTACAGGTAGCTGAGTACCCATTTCAAGTCGGTAAGGCTGAATCAGGTCAAGCGGTTTTAATACACCATAAAGTCCCGATAGTATCCTTAGGCTATCCTGTAGCTTATTAAGCTTGGTTGTTGGTATGGTATAAGCATCAAGCCCCACATATACATCCCCGTTAAAGGCATACATTGCCGGGCGTGCATTTTTAGTGGTAAACGGTGTTTTCCATTCCTGGTTGCGCTGCCAGTTAAGTTCGGCAAGTTTATCGCTTATGTCCATAAGCTTGCTTAATTCAGCGGGCGATTTTTCTTTAAGTTTTTTATGAATAACCTCACTTTGCTCTAAAAAGGCAGGTTGTGAATTTTTTCTTGTAGGTAATTTTGTTTCAAAATCAAGCGACTTTGCAGGAGATATAACGATCTTCATATACTAATTTGTTATGTTTCAAAGTTAATGATTGTAACATTATCGGCAAAACATATACGAATACTATAAATAAGGAGTTTTCTTATTTAACCATTAACCAACTAAAATAAAATGACAGACTACATTATCAGGACGGAGCACCTTACTTTTCACTATTCCAAAAACCGAAAAGCCCTGGACAATGTTTCCTTAAATGTTCCTAAAGGTTCTATCTATGGTTTTTTGGGTCCTAACGGAGCCGGAAAATCGACAACCATGCGATTATTAACAGGTATACTACCGCAACAGAATAATTCCATTTACTTATTTGGAAAACCGTTGCATAAAGAGCTTCCCGCTTCCTTTAAAAAAATAGGTGCGCTGGTAGAAAGCCCGGCACTTTACCTTCACCTTAGCGGATATGACAACCTTAAATACATTGCAAAACTTCGCGATGTACCCGAAAGCAGGATTAATGAGGTACTGGAACTTGTAGACCTGCAAAGGGATGGCAAAAGAAAAGCAAAAACTTATTCCCTTGGGATGAAACAGCGCCTTGCCATTGCCATTGCTCTACTGGACGAGCCGGAGCTGCTTTTACTGGATGAGCCTGTTAACGGCCTCGACCCTAACGGTATTCAGGATATAAGAAGACTGCTGGTAAAACTTAACAGGGAAAAAGGGATTACCATTTTTGTATCGAGTCACCTTCTTGCCGAAATCGAGAAAATGTGTACCCATGTTGGTATTGTTAGTAAAGGTAAAATTCAGTTTGAAGGTACTATGGAAGAACTTTCCAAAAAATCCGGTCTGTGCAAAATACGTATAACCATAAATGATGCACCGCGTTGGCATGAACAGTTAGTAAAAGACAATCCTACTGTTTTACTGGAAAACAATTCTCAGCTTTCACTGGAACTACCAAACCGCGAAGAAATTCCGGGCTTTACAAAAAACCTTGTAAACAATGGTGCCGAAGTCTATGAGATAAAAATTCTGGACGGCCTTGAAGAATGGTTCATGGCACTCGTAAACTAATATTAACCTTACCAACAACTATATATAATGCAAACTTTTTTAACTGCCTTAAAGGCAGAACATCTTAAAAGAAAAGGGACGGGTGTATATTTAACCTCTATAATAATTGCCGCGATTATCCCAATAATTTATGCTATTATAACTATTATTGAAAATAGAAATATAAAACCGGGACTACCTTATAATTATTTTACCCATACACTTGATGCAATTGTTGAAGCTTTTGCCGGATTCTTTTTTCCGCTTATCATCATAATTTCTGCCAGTAGGCTTACGCAACTGGATCATAAAAATGGTGGATGGCAGCTTATGGAAACCCAACCAATTAAAAAGCTGTCAATATACTTCTCAAAGTTTTCCATATTACTTATAACCAATCTAATTGCTATAGCCACCTATATTATTGTAACCTTTATAGGGAGCTATATAATGTATTCGTTCCTAGATACTCCGGATACTGTTTCGTTCTCTTTTGAGTTTTCTCATGTATTCTGGCTGGTAATAAGACTATTCCTTGCATCACTTACACTTAGTGCACTGCAATATGTTATTTGTGTATTACTGCCAAGTTTTATATGGCCTATTTTAATAGGTGTTGCTATTATTTTAGGATATCTTATTGCTGTAAACTTTATGGTATTCCCGGCATGGTACCCTATGGAAATGTTATATCAGGTAAGCCGTAATCCTGAAGGAAGCCAGTTAGGTTACTGGATTACCTATTCTGAATGTGTTTCTGTTATTTGCAGTCTGTTATTACTTTACATTGGTTTTGAATGGTACAAACACAAAAACTTTGTAAGGGCTTTTGCAGGCAACGGAGCTCGCACAGGCAAACTTGCAGGTGTGGTTATTGTTTTGGGAGGGCTTTTGTGGTATACTCTAATTCCTAATGTTATGGAACCCTATGGTAAGACAGTTATTGCAGGAGAATTTGAAAGTGAAAATAATTTTGACACCTTATATCTGGTTGATAATTTTGTAAATGATACCATAGCTGTAATACCGGTAAAAGACAACAAATTCAACTATCATATAGATAAAAACCTGCCACTCGACTTTTATACACTTAACATGCCTCATGACTTAAAAGGAAATGTAGTGATAGGCAATAACGATAGTGTTTACATTAAAATTAAAGCAAATAAAGATGATGCAGTTGCTGAATATAGAGGTACAAGACTGGCAGAGAATCAATACAAAAAAGAAAAATATACCTTATGGAGTAATGTGAACTACATGCTTCAAAACAACAGTGAACTTGACAAACCCGATTATTTCATACGTGAATTAGTTAAGGAATGGAAAGGTGAGATTGAGGGATCTAAGAATTTTAAAACTACAGATAATTATGTACCGCGTGAAGATTACCGCCTTCAGGAAGAAAGGCTTATTACCATAAAATATCTGGTTTACTGGAACTCTTATGTAAAAAAACGTATAGCCTTATATCCGGATCAGCAAACTTTACCTAATGACGGTATTAAAGAAATGATGGCAAAAGTTCCCCTGGATGATGAAGGATTGTTAAGCGATCAGGACTACTTTAGTTACCTTAAAAACCAGATAATAGCTGATAATAAAGAGGAACTTGATGAAAACACTAAGACCTTACAGGGTATTGAAAAACTTGACAAAGGTACTTTTAGGGATAAAATGCTTTACTGGCAAATGAGAGAAAGCCTGCAACAGGCCTCTAACACTACAGAGAGGGACAGCCTTATGGCAAAGTATACGCCTCTTTTTACAGAAGGCAGGTATATTACACTATTGGCTTCTAAAGTAAACCTTTATAAAACACTTGAAAAAGGAAATAAAGCTCCTTTGTTTGATGGCGTAAGCAATGATAAGAAAAACTACACACTGGATGACTTTAAAGGTAAATATGTTGTTATAGATGTATGGGCCACATGGTGCGGACCATGCAGGGAACAAAGTCCTAAATTTGAACGATTTGCTTTTAAATATAAAGATGAACAGGTGCAGTTTATAGCTTTAAGTGTAGACAGGCGCATAGACAACTGGTATGTGGAAGTAAACCAAAAATCGAAAAGTGTATTACAGCTACATGCTAATAATGTAAGCAAATTTATGAAGGAATATAATGTACAGGGTATACCAAGGTTCATTCTTATTGATCCTGACGGAAACTTTGTAAACTCTGAATTACCTTATCCGTCGGAGGCAAACTTTGAAAAAATGCTTAGGGACGCCCTTAACTTAGGAGAAGAAAAATAATTTTATCTTTGCCCTAAACAGTCCCCAACATGTTTAAGGCTTTAAAGAAACATAAAGATTTAACACTATACAGTTCCAGCCTTGCGTTGCTGCTTTTATTGCTACGCTGGCTGGAATTTCGTTTTTTAGTGCTTAGTACTTCCCTTGACATTTACATTGGTATTATTGCGGCCGTTTTTATGGGGCTAGGCATTTGGCTCGCCTTAAAGCTATTTAAGCCCAAAGCAAAAACCATAGTAGTGGAAAAAGAAGTATACATTACCCCTACTCCGGAATTTGTTCTTAACCAAAACGAACTGGACAACCTTAACCTTACCGCACGCGAACTTGAAGTTTTAGAACTTATGGCAAAAGGAATGAGCAATAAGGAAATTGCCGACCAGCTTTTTGTATCGCTAAACACAATTAAGACACACTCAGGCAAACTTTTTGAAAAAATGGAGGTTAAACGACGTACTCAAGCCGTTGAAAAAGCTAAAAGACTGAGCATCATACCTTAAAACCTATCACCCAAAAGTTGTAACTTTATAAAAAACAGCAAAATCACCCGAAAGGATGAGGCTGTTTTATGTGATATTACCCATTTTTGCACCATAAACAAACAATAAAAACAAATAACAGGTATGACAAAAACTATCTTAACTTACGGTTTAATCGGAGGGGTAATAAGTATCATCGGGTACATAATTACTTTCCTTACAGGACATGAAGACATGACAAATGCCATGATTATTGGCTTTGCATCCATGATTGTGGGCTTCTCTTTAATTTTTGTGGGTATTAAAAATTACAGGGATAAACAGGCCGGGGGGTCTATTACATTTTTAAAAGCATTAAAAATGGGACTGCTTATGTCACTTATTACCTCAACTATATATGTTTTTGTATGGCTTATAGTATTTTACAACTATTACCCGAATTTTGCACAACAATACGGGGATAAGATTGTTGAACAGATGAGGGAAGCAGGAAGTACTGCAGAACAAATAAATGCCCAAATAGCCGAGAATGCAAAAGTTGTTGAGGACTACAAAAATCCTTTGATGGTAATACTTTATACGTATGTTGAAATTTTATGGGTAGGAATAATATTTACGTTACTAGCTGCCCTAATACTTAAAAAGAAACCTAAACAAAATAAAGAAGAATTTAAGGCATGGGCAGAATAACAGGAATAGGCGGATTATTTTTCCGTTCGCAGGACAGTACGGCATTAAGCCAGTGGTATGAAAAGTATTTCGGGATACATTCGGTAGGCAGTGGCAAAATATGGGAACAGGAACAGGGTCCTACGGTATTTGCTCCATTTAAGGCAGATACCAAATATTTTAGCGAAAACCAGCAGTTTATGGTAAACTTCAGGGTTGAAGGACTGGAAGAGTTCCTTGAAATGCTAAAAGCCGATGGAGTACGAATAGATGAAAAGCGCGACGAAGCGTCATTTGGTAAATTTGCCTGGGTTTATGATCCGGAAGGAAATAAAATAGAATTATGGGAACCTATTCCCGAAAATGAATAAATAAAGAGCTGTCTCAAGAGTGTCATTTCGAGCGTAACGCAGTGAAGTCGAGACCCGAGGCTAAAGCCGAACAGGTAAGACAAATCTCAAACCCATATTTAAAGATTTCTCCACAAGGTCGAAATGGAAAAACAGTACATTTTGCTTTTGAGACAGCACTTTTTTTGTACCCTTAAATAATTTATATTTGTTGTAAACTCTTACAGCATGGACAAGTATTCGCAAATAAATGAAAGCATTAGCCGCTATGTTTCTTTTTCTAAAGAGGAACTGGATATTTTAAATTCACTGCTTGAATACAGGGAAGTACCAAAAAAAACCATCATGCTTCATGAAGGGGAAATGTGCAACTTTGAGGCTTTTGTAATTAAGGGCTGTATAAGAAAGTACTATATAGATGCAGGCGGGCAGGAAGTTATCCTTCAGTTTGCTGTAGAAAACTCATGGGTTAGTGATATTTCTTTTAGTATTTATGAAAACAGGCCCAGCCATACATTTATTGAAACATTAGAGGATTGTGAACTCCTTATCTTTACTCCCGAAAGCAAAGAAGAGCTTTTTAAAAAAGCCCCTAGGTTTGAAAGGGCTTTCAGAATACTGTTATACCGTAATCTTGCCGTTACACAGGACAGGCTTTTTAATACCATAGCTAAAACGGCTGTGGACAAATACCTTGAGTTTTTAGACCACTATCCTACCCTGCCACAGCGTGTAGCTCAGCATTACATAGCTTCTTATCTTGGTATTTCTGCTGAATTCCTTAGTAAGGTAAGGGCCAAGATTGCAAAACACTGATAGTTATTTTAAATTTTAAATACTGAATTTTAAATTGCTATAGACAACTTAAACTTTTTGCCTAAAATGTATTTCTTGTCCTAGTTCAATGTTTTGGGTTTTAGTATTACGCAACTTTGTACTGTAATATTAAAACAACCGCTACTATGAACCGAAAAGATTTTATAAAGAAAGGACTGATGGGCACAGGAATGTTTGTTGCCTCATCTGCTGTAGGCGATGCGCTTAAAAATGATATAGACGAAATACAACCACTGGAGCCTATAGGTTACAACCATCTACCTAACGAAGATTCTAAAATAACCGAAAGTACAGTTCTTCATAAAGCAAACACACGCGGCCATGCTAATCATGGCTGGTTAGATTCGCACCACACTTTTAGTTTTGCCAACTATTATAATCCCGACAGGATGCACTTTGGTGTACTAAGGGTACTTAATGACGACCGTGTAGATCCGGGAATGGGTTTTGGTACTCACCCGCACGATAATATGGAAATCATTTCCATTCCGCTGGAGGGAGACCTGGAACATAAAGATAGTATGGGCAATACCGCGGTTATAAAAAATGGAGATATCCAGGTTATGAGTGCCGGTACTGGTATTTACCATAGCGAATACAATAAAGAATAAAGACAAGCTTACCAAGTTTCTTCAAATATGGGTATATCCTAACAAAAGGAATGTTACTCCGCGTTATGACCAGATAACACTAAAGGCAGCCGACAGGCAAAACAAACTGCACAGATACTTTCACCAAACCCTAACGATGCAGGTGTATGGATACATCAGGATGCATGGTTCCACTTAGGAAAGTTTGACAAAGATAAAAGCACTAAATATGACTTTAAGAAAAAGGGTAACGGTGTATATGTGTTTGTTTTAGAAGGTGACTTCAGCATTAACGGTATAAACCTTAACCGCAGGGATGGACTAGGTGTATGGGACAGTAACAGTATTACTATAAAGGCTTTAAGTAAAGGTGCCGAAATATTAATAATGGATGTACCAATGACAGTTTAAAAATCAGTAACTTAATACAGAAATTAAATCAATAACAATTAAAAATTAATAAATTATGTCTGCAACTAAATGGGTAATAGACCCTTCACACTCAGAAATAGGATTTAAAGTAAAACACATGATGTTTACTAACGTTTCAGGAAGCTTCCAGAAGTTTGATGCTTACATTGAAACTAACGGAGACGATTTTGAAAACGCTAAAATAGAATTTACCGGAGAGGTTGATTCTATCACAACAGGTAGTGCCGACAGGGATGGACACCTTTTAAGCGCCGACTTTTTTGACGCTGCACAATTCCCTAAATTAAGTTTCTCTGCTACTTCTTTCACTAAAGAAGACGAAGGAGAGTATACTCTTAAAGGAGACCTTACTTTACACGGGGTTACAAAACCGGTAAAACTTGACGTAGAATTTGGCGGACTTGCAAAAGACCCTTGGGGTAATACCAAAACAGGTTTCTCTATTACAGGTAAAATAAACCGTAAAGACTGGGGCCTAAACTGGAACTCAGCTCTTGAAGCCGGTGGTGTTCTTGTTGGTGAGGAAGTTAAACTTGCTATAGAATTACAGTTTATTAAACAGTAACTGGTTTACCTTTATATATGTTTCCCGAAACCTGCGGTTCCTTTTAACGGACCGCAGGTTTTTTTATTGTTTCTATTATTATTTTAAATTTGCC
Proteins encoded:
- a CDS encoding response regulator transcription factor, producing the protein MFKALKKHKDLTLYSSSLALLLLLLRWLEFRFLVLSTSLDIYIGIIAAVFMGLGIWLALKLFKPKAKTIVVEKEVYITPTPEFVLNQNELDNLNLTARELEVLELMAKGMSNKEIADQLFVSLNTIKTHSGKLFEKMEVKRRTQAVEKAKRLSIIP
- a CDS encoding ABC transporter ATP-binding protein, with translation MTDYIIRTEHLTFHYSKNRKALDNVSLNVPKGSIYGFLGPNGAGKSTTMRLLTGILPQQNNSIYLFGKPLHKELPASFKKIGALVESPALYLHLSGYDNLKYIAKLRDVPESRINEVLELVDLQRDGKRKAKTYSLGMKQRLAIAIALLDEPELLLLDEPVNGLDPNGIQDIRRLLVKLNREKGITIFVSSHLLAEIEKMCTHVGIVSKGKIQFEGTMEELSKKSGLCKIRITINDAPRWHEQLVKDNPTVLLENNSQLSLELPNREEIPGFTKNLVNNGAEVYEIKILDGLEEWFMALVN
- a CDS encoding HlyD family secretion protein, which gives rise to MEKKKTNKKFLFILIALVAVGGTYGTYKYLHSLAHETTDDAQIEKNMSPIIPRVTGYITKVYVKDNDFVKKGDTLFVIDDKDYVVRVEEAKAALAAAEGSFAVAKADVGSAVANVSVSEANVQSTKGNIEAAKVRLWRATNDFERYENLYKNHSITKQQFEQAQAAKQEAEAQLNVLQQQQAASNYQKNAIISKSNVSNKQTEVAAANIEKAKAALDAAKLNLDYTVVTASVDGQVSTIDLQPGQLVAPGQALFYVINNNETWVVANFKETQLNKMTEGQKVVVKVDAYPDTEFEGVLTSFSPATGSRFSLLPPDNATGNFVKTVQRLPVKISLTENNDKEKVKLLRPGMNVEVDVHIK
- the yaaA gene encoding peroxide stress protein YaaA, producing the protein MKIVISPAKSLDFETKLPTRKNSQPAFLEQSEVIHKKLKEKSPAELSKLMDISDKLAELNWQRNQEWKTPFTTKNARPAMYAFNGDVYVGLDAYTIPTTKLNKLQDSLRILSGLYGVLKPLDLIQPYRLEMGTQLPVEGSKNLYEFWKKTVTQALNDELKDDELFVNLASKEYFDAVDTKALKVPVITPEFKDYKDGKLKMISFFAKKARGMMVRYIIDHNIRSLSGLKGFDYEGYKFDAKLSKGNKLVFTR
- a CDS encoding redoxin family protein, with the protein product MQTFLTALKAEHLKRKGTGVYLTSIIIAAIIPIIYAIITIIENRNIKPGLPYNYFTHTLDAIVEAFAGFFFPLIIIISASRLTQLDHKNGGWQLMETQPIKKLSIYFSKFSILLITNLIAIATYIIVTFIGSYIMYSFLDTPDTVSFSFEFSHVFWLVIRLFLASLTLSALQYVICVLLPSFIWPILIGVAIILGYLIAVNFMVFPAWYPMEMLYQVSRNPEGSQLGYWITYSECVSVICSLLLLYIGFEWYKHKNFVRAFAGNGARTGKLAGVVIVLGGLLWYTLIPNVMEPYGKTVIAGEFESENNFDTLYLVDNFVNDTIAVIPVKDNKFNYHIDKNLPLDFYTLNMPHDLKGNVVIGNNDSVYIKIKANKDDAVAEYRGTRLAENQYKKEKYTLWSNVNYMLQNNSELDKPDYFIRELVKEWKGEIEGSKNFKTTDNYVPREDYRLQEERLITIKYLVYWNSYVKKRIALYPDQQTLPNDGIKEMMAKVPLDDEGLLSDQDYFSYLKNQIIADNKEELDENTKTLQGIEKLDKGTFRDKMLYWQMRESLQQASNTTERDSLMAKYTPLFTEGRYITLLASKVNLYKTLEKGNKAPLFDGVSNDKKNYTLDDFKGKYVVIDVWATWCGPCREQSPKFERFAFKYKDEQVQFIALSVDRRIDNWYVEVNQKSKSVLQLHANNVSKFMKEYNVQGIPRFILIDPDGNFVNSELPYPSEANFEKMLRDALNLGEEK
- a CDS encoding TolC family protein, with product MKTRYLLLAGALFLSGITAMQAQEKKSLTLDEAIGLAVTKSNEATLADTKVSTSKYEMESVKNNIYPEVKLSGQYQRLTDPNITLKIPTGDSNDGETASGSPKVDQLMLGMATVGMPLFSGFKLKNSIEASTDAYNAESFNAAHTKEQIAMQTIVLYVNLYKAQESISLIQENLKSANQRVTDFTAMEQNGIIARNDLLKAQLQASNIELSLEDAKKRASTINYQLVTLLKLQEGTQLEPNSSYFEEASELNTAITEQDAINQRNDLEALRWQQKASEANMKVAKADYYPTVTLLGGYAAIDIKNVFQVTNAINFGVGVSYDISNLFKNGKHVKTAASRAEATRQEVEILTDRIKVQVQDALENYNLAIKQNRVYTQAVAQADENYRIVKDKYDNGLSDTNDLLEADVQQLQAKLNETFSKADITQRYYELLNVSGKLTNSFNLTQTK
- a CDS encoding TetR/AcrR family transcriptional regulator, with the protein product MTEYNDKQLEILKAAEILFASEGFDGTSIRSIAKAAKVNIAMISYYFGSKEKMLEALIIYRTSDMRMQLDIISKEDLTPSEKVDRLIDLYISRINKNKCMYQILHFELSTKKRIMDMKAFTDVKRQNMEAFTKIINEGQEQGIFRKDVNINLIPPTIMGTLVHFQMNRPFFEAHLGISTDEAYENYIENELTIHIKQTIKALLVHEN